One Oscillospiraceae bacterium genomic region harbors:
- a CDS encoding SpaA isopeptide-forming pilin-related protein, whose product MQYKLKHRLSAALMAGAMCCTMIPAASAEEISTPEIADTFVPEITDSVTPDLSQITENLYNDLPDAPTGSYLGSMGLPVAIGETKISISAWVSDLYDGTDAHMDADALNGNESTVIVGRNPDADYAVVPLLVQTEYPANSATAEVVLPKGVEVLSYASTDADLISADDAEQAKILHQTYAEQSAAATGFYVKAFSDFTAQFVYASPDGTTLQKSIHVQLSDDAAPAQLYADNGVATLAAGPTPPYATGKITSIAKEGGTWLIWFNGQEAYCCSHGLNGQPNGCPTYTFDHVSRLEPGQYTPGNHYANQINIWGGLGQLSLDMLDSKPVVMSADTEQPDLISEIYDETQQWIITNYPDSYAAQAYVAAAEELADGTAVQSGENGYYTYIYNPPAGYAWQIVALVGEEIAGGTEIPDVPSAPEPQYYSASWTAPAQSARGSFDLTFTVNTDKYQLNTLEKVDGAVITVTPSQTSGSVDGGSWKMTPAGAQTITTSGHTQDDNYHLNGGDGSATWTVHYEVSKTSTSTLSGQEGPFTSQAEADAAAEAAKNAAINQLKNEAQGMVDAAIASARAQLANITFSYDEITIPHGFDTTSGALSSHQTITVPANSSNYYQMKNDEWSVKVSIDKIDSETKQRIKGDAEFKIFEWDTVRQCYIPNGGYNQYKVERQADGTYKVINHSNYANGSDNIYYTQRNEGKFVIVESHAPSGYYGDWTDVTKPGTAGSVLGKRAYAFEITKALDGQTIWLGNADYNADITTANSGGTLIDTGEGIVTITFGSRNADKTYTTDPTGIASNEDSYTMHADVDTMQNDRTLGSITLSKADFDAARYLAAGSNGDSTLEGAVYDLYAAEDILHPNGVSGIVDYSKITDSSGNPIWHTTVLTNGAWKSDYLPVLKKDYLVASAAIKDGKLAFSNLYLGRYYLVERATGIVIPVDSNGQYYLSGKYPLLNKKLEPTGSYAALASNGTEYIDYVYRNQYSAVAESRALDGSKTYDGYYLSFAKGYLCDEVNHYQSLTYADESTYVVRAEDQTQDEVLKSGFSLQKLVSTTGQPSPAIKLGGAGFKVYRVSLLSKADQFAQNADGSYDTARILDVYRKSSYDQDTLKFDFSDEEQAVATMYESDTAVVTRYNATLTADGDFANGQGLGWVPTNNAQEYRLSEIFTNEEGILRVQGLPYGQYIVVETTVPKDVFQAEPFLINVNASSPQSSFTVPAGSITTPSGSYITYNILDEELEGYLQLVKIDIETGKPVKIADTAFNLYYIAEDGRETLVEMNDPKSGNAWAKTSTFYTDSNGEMKTPEKLPLGRYRIVEIEGPRGYFNDRQYNVVFELTSDRVYQVSGGSADGMDDYVITENYYNHETLGQIKIRKIGNVLTGYENGQFVYESDNLANATYEIHAQGDIPTPDNQGTLWYADCDLVATVTTAEDGQVDEVRFSPTRTTATYDFLKVTHDGTKGEVTITLPLGTYTISEVQAPYGFVHTDHTYTVVLDWDNQYNDLVLAKAVTDHTQDGDVIYDYSIINVGNASAEQMEKQILVFENARVLPVVEEGKVGVGLYKLDRDTCDLTDEAPYSDGCKTRASLLNGGSNRADIPADAKMVAGSIYELYTADDIYSISGELLAAADTLLGTATTDQNGLAYFDVDVPLRGEHYGSSDAHDWTTNSGRYYLREISVPDGYLIEQSVIPVEFTYENQFIAWQIVDCLHSDKQTTVEIDKRAFASDSDTTFALPGATLTVTDWNGNVVDSWESSDTAHVIRGLHLSHDFAGNRDTTKIYTLSETRPADGYTTARSIQFRLEQATGDNSYLQETTVWVLHESEDAEYQSGSIISPTAFSDDSVATIPAKLRAFWDKLLGKNPDADGVVIANWYCVNGMLVVNFTDAANDRAIAKCLRESDFSDLTFDKVYLTGAAAPAFFADKQVADKPTDAEITYSASWILLKDSDGFSQTVTMLDAPTRVKISKADITTHEEIPGATLRVLDKNGNVVDEWVSENTPHYIEAVLVAGETYTLEETLVPDNSGYVPANAVQFTVEDDGEVQHVFMQDDYTKVQISKTDIATGKEISGAKLKITDADGKIVAEWVTDGAPHYMERIPMGTYTLTETMAPTEQGYVRAESVTFEVGPTGDIQRVDMKDDFTKVEISKADMTDGLELPGAKLKITDASGNTIAEWETNGQPHRIERLKPGEYTLTETAAPAGYLLSEEVHFTVRETGEIQKVTMYDAPAHSLILTKRDIVTNAKLADARLTIRDAYGTTIDRWTTTDGDHAIRVLPERSAAKDPHKNLLLLSDDTSEHVYTMVEELAPDGYLVAESITFKVMQMNDALVVFIWQDGGWQKSSEGYLAMYDERTDTPVPLMKTFPQTGSIL is encoded by the coding sequence ATGCAATATAAACTCAAACACCGCTTATCTGCGGCGCTCATGGCGGGTGCCATGTGCTGTACGATGATTCCTGCTGCCTCGGCCGAGGAGATTTCCACGCCAGAGATAGCAGATACATTTGTTCCCGAAATTACGGACAGCGTAACCCCAGACCTTTCTCAGATTACCGAAAATCTGTACAACGATTTGCCCGATGCACCTACTGGTAGTTATCTCGGCAGCATGGGGCTGCCTGTGGCAATCGGTGAGACGAAAATCAGCATCTCGGCATGGGTATCTGACCTGTATGATGGTACCGATGCCCACATGGACGCCGATGCGCTGAACGGAAATGAAAGCACCGTCATCGTTGGCCGCAATCCCGATGCAGATTATGCGGTAGTTCCTCTGTTGGTACAAACCGAATACCCCGCAAACAGTGCAACAGCAGAAGTTGTACTTCCGAAAGGGGTGGAGGTTCTCAGCTACGCATCTACTGATGCAGACCTCATTTCTGCCGATGATGCCGAGCAAGCCAAAATCCTACATCAGACTTACGCCGAGCAATCTGCGGCTGCAACAGGCTTTTATGTGAAGGCTTTTTCTGACTTCACTGCGCAGTTTGTTTACGCCAGCCCGGACGGCACCACTTTACAGAAATCTATTCATGTACAATTGTCGGATGATGCAGCCCCTGCACAGCTTTATGCCGATAACGGTGTTGCAACACTCGCAGCAGGTCCTACCCCGCCCTATGCCACCGGCAAAATCACCAGCATTGCCAAAGAGGGCGGCACTTGGCTTATTTGGTTCAACGGACAAGAAGCCTACTGTTGCAGTCATGGTCTGAACGGTCAGCCCAATGGCTGCCCGACCTACACTTTTGACCATGTGTCTCGCCTTGAGCCCGGCCAGTACACCCCCGGCAACCATTACGCGAACCAAATCAACATTTGGGGCGGCCTCGGTCAGTTGAGTCTCGATATGCTGGACAGCAAGCCCGTTGTTATGAGCGCGGATACAGAGCAGCCCGACCTCATCAGTGAGATCTACGATGAAACCCAGCAGTGGATCATTACCAACTATCCTGATAGTTATGCTGCGCAGGCCTATGTTGCTGCCGCCGAAGAATTGGCAGACGGCACGGCGGTGCAGTCTGGTGAGAACGGTTATTACACTTACATTTATAATCCGCCCGCAGGCTACGCATGGCAGATTGTGGCGCTGGTTGGTGAGGAAATTGCTGGCGGCACCGAAATTCCGGACGTGCCGAGTGCTCCTGAGCCGCAGTATTATTCTGCTTCATGGACCGCTCCTGCACAGAGCGCCAGAGGCAGCTTTGATCTGACGTTCACCGTCAACACCGATAAGTATCAGCTGAATACGCTGGAGAAAGTGGATGGTGCAGTCATTACCGTCACTCCAAGCCAGACCAGCGGCAGTGTGGACGGCGGTAGTTGGAAGATGACTCCTGCCGGAGCGCAGACCATTACCACCAGCGGTCACACGCAGGACGACAACTACCATTTGAATGGCGGCGATGGTTCTGCCACATGGACAGTACATTATGAGGTGTCCAAGACCAGCACAAGCACACTCAGCGGGCAGGAAGGACCGTTCACCAGCCAGGCTGAAGCGGATGCCGCTGCCGAGGCTGCCAAAAATGCAGCCATCAACCAACTGAAAAACGAAGCACAAGGTATGGTAGATGCTGCCATCGCCTCGGCGCGGGCACAGCTTGCAAATATTACGTTTAGCTACGATGAAATCACCATTCCGCACGGCTTCGATACCACGTCTGGTGCTCTGAGCAGCCACCAGACGATTACTGTTCCTGCCAACAGCTCGAACTATTACCAGATGAAAAACGATGAGTGGTCGGTCAAAGTCAGTATTGACAAAATCGACAGCGAAACCAAGCAGCGCATCAAGGGCGATGCCGAGTTTAAGATTTTCGAGTGGGATACCGTCCGGCAGTGCTACATCCCCAATGGTGGGTACAACCAGTACAAGGTTGAGCGCCAAGCAGATGGAACTTACAAAGTCATCAACCACAGCAATTATGCCAACGGTTCTGACAATATCTATTACACCCAGCGAAACGAGGGTAAGTTCGTCATCGTGGAAAGCCATGCTCCCAGCGGGTACTATGGCGATTGGACGGATGTAACCAAACCCGGCACGGCAGGCTCTGTGCTGGGTAAGCGGGCGTATGCCTTTGAAATCACGAAAGCATTAGACGGTCAGACGATTTGGCTGGGCAACGCGGACTATAACGCCGACATTACCACGGCCAACAGCGGTGGTACGCTCATCGACACCGGCGAGGGCATCGTCACAATTACATTTGGCAGTCGCAATGCGGATAAGACCTATACCACCGATCCTACAGGTATTGCCAGCAACGAGGATTCCTACACCATGCACGCCGATGTCGACACCATGCAGAACGACCGCACTCTCGGCAGCATCACTCTCTCCAAAGCAGACTTTGATGCCGCCCGGTATCTGGCCGCAGGCAGTAATGGCGACTCAACGCTTGAAGGTGCCGTGTACGACCTGTATGCCGCCGAGGACATTCTTCATCCGAACGGCGTTTCCGGCATTGTCGATTACTCCAAGATCACCGATTCCAGCGGCAACCCCATCTGGCATACCACCGTGCTTACCAACGGCGCATGGAAGTCCGACTATCTCCCGGTGCTGAAAAAGGATTACCTTGTAGCCTCCGCCGCCATCAAGGACGGCAAGCTGGCGTTTTCTAATCTCTACTTAGGTCGTTACTACCTTGTGGAGCGCGCCACCGGCATCGTGATCCCCGTGGATTCCAACGGGCAGTATTATCTTTCCGGCAAGTATCCCCTGCTCAACAAAAAGCTGGAGCCTACCGGCAGCTATGCCGCCCTCGCCAGCAATGGCACAGAATACATCGACTATGTCTACCGCAACCAATATTCTGCTGTTGCCGAGAGTCGCGCCTTAGACGGCAGCAAGACCTATGACGGCTACTACCTGTCCTTTGCGAAAGGCTATCTCTGTGATGAAGTCAACCACTATCAATCCCTTACTTATGCAGATGAATCCACTTACGTTGTCCGCGCTGAAGATCAGACGCAGGACGAAGTACTGAAATCCGGGTTCAGTCTGCAAAAGCTGGTGTCCACCACCGGTCAGCCCTCCCCTGCCATTAAGCTGGGCGGTGCCGGGTTCAAAGTGTACCGTGTATCGCTGCTGAGCAAGGCAGACCAGTTTGCCCAAAACGCCGATGGCAGTTACGATACCGCCCGCATTCTGGATGTCTACCGTAAATCCAGCTACGATCAGGACACGCTGAAATTTGATTTTTCTGACGAAGAACAGGCTGTTGCAACGATGTACGAGAGTGACACCGCCGTCGTCACCCGCTATAACGCAACCTTGACCGCAGACGGCGATTTTGCCAACGGGCAGGGTCTTGGCTGGGTGCCGACCAACAATGCGCAAGAATATCGCTTATCCGAGATCTTCACGAACGAGGAAGGCATCCTGCGTGTGCAGGGGCTTCCTTACGGCCAGTACATCGTCGTGGAAACCACCGTACCGAAGGATGTTTTTCAGGCTGAACCGTTCCTTATCAATGTCAATGCATCCAGCCCGCAGAGCAGCTTTACTGTGCCTGCCGGCAGCATCACAACGCCCAGCGGCAGCTACATAACCTACAACATTCTGGACGAAGAATTAGAGGGCTACTTGCAGCTTGTCAAAATCGACATTGAGACGGGCAAGCCTGTCAAAATTGCCGACACTGCGTTCAACCTTTACTATATTGCCGAGGACGGTCGTGAGACCCTTGTTGAGATGAACGACCCGAAATCCGGCAATGCCTGGGCAAAGACCAGCACTTTCTATACCGATTCCAACGGCGAAATGAAGACCCCGGAAAAACTGCCGCTGGGCAGGTACCGCATCGTCGAGATCGAAGGTCCACGCGGGTATTTCAACGACCGCCAGTACAATGTCGTGTTTGAGCTGACCTCGGACCGTGTGTATCAGGTCAGCGGCGGCAGCGCCGACGGCATGGACGACTACGTCATCACCGAAAACTACTATAACCACGAGACACTGGGGCAAATCAAAATCCGCAAAATTGGTAACGTGCTGACCGGGTACGAGAACGGACAGTTCGTGTACGAGTCCGATAACCTTGCCAATGCCACCTATGAGATCCACGCGCAGGGCGATATTCCCACGCCGGACAATCAAGGCACACTCTGGTACGCAGATTGCGACCTTGTCGCCACCGTTACCACTGCCGAAGATGGACAGGTGGACGAAGTCCGGTTCAGCCCCACGCGAACCACTGCAACCTACGATTTTCTGAAAGTAACCCACGATGGCACCAAGGGCGAAGTCACCATCACACTGCCGCTGGGCACCTACACAATTTCTGAGGTGCAGGCTCCTTACGGTTTTGTCCATACCGACCACACCTACACCGTGGTGCTGGACTGGGATAACCAGTACAACGACTTGGTTCTTGCAAAAGCCGTCACTGACCACACGCAGGATGGCGATGTTATCTACGATTACTCTATTATAAATGTAGGCAATGCCAGCGCCGAGCAGATGGAAAAGCAGATTCTCGTCTTTGAGAACGCCCGTGTGCTGCCGGTCGTTGAGGAGGGCAAAGTCGGTGTCGGGCTGTATAAGCTGGACCGCGACACCTGCGATTTGACCGATGAAGCGCCCTATTCGGACGGCTGTAAGACCCGCGCTTCCCTTTTGAATGGCGGCAGCAACCGTGCCGATATCCCGGCTGATGCCAAGATGGTTGCGGGATCCATCTATGAACTGTACACCGCAGACGACATTTACAGCATCTCAGGTGAGCTTCTGGCCGCCGCCGATACGCTGCTAGGCACAGCCACCACCGATCAAAACGGCCTTGCCTATTTTGACGTGGATGTTCCCCTGCGCGGCGAACATTACGGCAGCAGCGATGCCCACGACTGGACGACAAACAGTGGCCGCTACTACCTGCGCGAGATCAGTGTGCCGGACGGCTACCTGATTGAGCAGAGCGTAATTCCGGTGGAGTTCACCTACGAAAACCAGTTTATTGCATGGCAGATCGTTGACTGCCTGCACTCCGACAAGCAGACCACCGTGGAGATCGACAAGCGTGCTTTCGCCTCTGATTCTGATACCACCTTTGCCCTGCCCGGTGCCACCTTGACCGTGACCGATTGGAACGGCAATGTGGTGGATAGCTGGGAAAGCAGCGACACGGCTCATGTGATTCGTGGACTGCATCTTTCCCACGACTTTGCCGGGAACCGCGATACCACCAAAATCTATACGCTGTCCGAGACCCGCCCGGCAGACGGCTATACCACCGCCCGCTCGATTCAGTTCCGCTTGGAGCAGGCCACGGGCGATAACAGCTACTTGCAGGAAACGACGGTCTGGGTACTGCATGAATCCGAAGATGCCGAGTACCAGTCCGGCAGTATTATCTCCCCCACTGCATTCTCCGATGATTCCGTGGCTACGATTCCCGCCAAGCTGCGTGCTTTCTGGGATAAGTTGCTGGGCAAGAATCCCGATGCAGACGGCGTTGTCATTGCCAACTGGTACTGCGTGAACGGCATGCTGGTGGTGAATTTCACCGATGCCGCCAATGACCGCGCCATTGCCAAGTGCCTGCGGGAGAGCGATTTCTCCGATTTGACGTTTGATAAGGTCTACTTGACTGGCGCGGCGGCTCCTGCATTCTTTGCCGATAAGCAGGTTGCCGACAAACCTACCGATGCCGAAATCACCTACTCTGCAAGTTGGATTCTGCTGAAGGATTCCGATGGGTTCAGCCAGACCGTTACAATGCTGGATGCCCCGACCCGCGTAAAAATCAGCAAAGCCGACATTACGACTCACGAAGAAATCCCCGGTGCCACGCTGCGCGTTCTGGACAAGAACGGCAATGTTGTAGACGAATGGGTATCCGAAAACACACCGCACTACATAGAGGCTGTGCTGGTTGCGGGCGAAACCTATACGCTGGAGGAAACGCTCGTACCCGATAATTCCGGGTATGTGCCTGCCAATGCCGTTCAGTTCACGGTCGAGGATGACGGCGAGGTTCAGCACGTTTTCATGCAGGACGACTACACGAAAGTGCAGATTTCTAAGACCGACATTGCCACTGGCAAGGAGATCAGCGGTGCAAAGCTGAAAATCACGGACGCAGACGGCAAAATCGTTGCTGAATGGGTCACGGACGGCGCACCTCACTATATGGAGCGCATCCCGATGGGTACGTACACCCTGACCGAGACGATGGCTCCCACCGAGCAGGGCTATGTCCGCGCCGAGAGCGTTACCTTTGAGGTTGGCCCCACCGGGGATATTCAGCGCGTGGATATGAAAGACGACTTTACTAAGGTCGAAATTTCCAAGGCTGACATGACGGACGGCCTCGAACTGCCCGGTGCAAAGCTGAAAATCACCGATGCCAGCGGCAACACCATTGCCGAGTGGGAGACCAACGGCCAGCCCCACCGTATCGAGCGCCTGAAGCCCGGTGAGTATACGCTGACCGAAACTGCCGCCCCGGCCGGGTATCTGCTCAGCGAGGAAGTACACTTCACCGTGCGGGAGACCGGAGAGATTCAGAAAGTCACAATGTACGATGCCCCGGCACATTCGCTGATTCTCACGAAACGCGATATTGTCACCAACGCAAAGCTGGCAGATGCCCGCCTGACGATTCGCGATGCCTATGGCACGACCATTGATCGCTGGACAACCACGGATGGCGACCATGCCATTCGCGTACTGCCGGAGCGCTCCGCCGCCAAAGACCCGCACAAAAATCTGCTGCTTTTGTCCGATGACACCAGCGAACACGTCTACACGATGGTGGAAGAACTGGCCCCGGACGGCTATCTGGTTGCCGAGAGTATCACGTTCAAAGTCATGCAGATGAACGATGCCCTTGTTGTATTCATCTGGCAGGACGGCGGCTGGCAGAAATCTTCCGAGGGGTACCTTGCCATGTACGATGAGCGCACCGATACGCCCGTGCCGCTTATGAAAACTTTCCCGCAGACCGGCAGCATTTTATAA
- a CDS encoding class B sortase has protein sequence MPAWEQAEHVEPPDERLAAAQKENPDTVAWITIPGTNIDAPVQQYGDNDYYLRRDENGSEDYHGCIYADYACRMDSSVKVSRNLIFYGHTFTDEDYTGGFEDLHKYRVFEFGQENPYIYVSLADEKLAYQIFSVWVCDANDDTDCIQADPDDAAFQQILDKAVAGCAFDYGVDVTTDDHILTLSTCTADPNSRLLVVAKLIDGGGADVKS, from the coding sequence ATGCCCGCGTGGGAACAGGCCGAACATGTTGAGCCACCCGATGAACGACTTGCCGCCGCGCAGAAAGAAAACCCGGACACCGTGGCGTGGATCACGATTCCCGGCACAAACATTGACGCGCCTGTGCAGCAGTACGGCGACAATGACTATTATCTGCGCCGTGACGAGAATGGGTCCGAGGATTACCACGGCTGCATCTACGCCGACTATGCCTGCCGCATGGACAGCAGCGTAAAAGTTTCTCGCAATCTGATTTTTTACGGGCATACGTTTACCGACGAAGATTATACCGGCGGGTTTGAGGATCTGCACAAATACCGCGTGTTCGAGTTCGGGCAGGAAAACCCGTACATTTATGTTTCGCTGGCAGATGAAAAGTTGGCGTACCAGATTTTCAGTGTGTGGGTCTGCGATGCAAACGATGATACCGATTGTATTCAGGCTGACCCGGACGATGCAGCATTTCAGCAAATTCTGGACAAGGCTGTTGCCGGCTGTGCGTTCGACTACGGTGTGGACGTGACGACTGATGACCATATTCTGACGCTTTCCACCTGCACGGCAGACCCTAACAGCCGCCTGTTGGTCGTTGCCAAGCTGATTGATGGAGGTGGTGCAGATGTAAAATCCTAA
- a CDS encoding recombinase family protein: protein MIAQCLYQSDPKNLASMGRQRLACQRAARKLQWGVQKERISETNEPVPLLMRPAVKEILQDAEQHRFDVLLIGNRDSLCCDAADMESFLTVLNSFNIHIFAGGQGSWVEPNGRHYAPLPRLPWQEDDVAEVPQ, encoded by the coding sequence ATGATTGCACAATGCCTTTACCAGTCCGACCCGAAGAATCTTGCCAGCATGGGCAGACAGCGCCTTGCCTGCCAGCGCGCCGCCCGCAAATTGCAGTGGGGCGTACAGAAAGAACGCATTTCCGAGACAAACGAGCCTGTGCCGCTGCTCATGCGCCCCGCCGTCAAGGAGATTTTGCAGGATGCCGAGCAGCATCGCTTCGATGTGCTGCTGATCGGCAACCGGGATTCACTCTGCTGTGATGCCGCCGACATGGAGAGTTTTTTGACCGTGCTGAACTCGTTCAACATCCACATTTTTGCCGGCGGCCAGGGCAGTTGGGTCGAGCCGAACGGCCGCCACTACGCGCCCCTGCCCCGCCTGCCGTGGCAGGAAGATGATGTTGCGGAGGTGCCGCAGTGA
- a CDS encoding PrgI family protein — translation MVEISREERDVYLIPQNFVDTGTILGGTVKLRNAVEAAVLAVGSAVPLFYLPLAFNIRLMIVIAVSVPLAVFGVVGFGGDSLTQFVAHWFRFMKRRRIVTPTQQGNLEANRHRHLRLISKRCRVVYYDDSDTLPHNAQVLQRKADRHGKLVKRQTLYDLLPIEKIENGILHTTDERHIKILEIEPINFLLRSPREQRSVIYSFASLLKVSPVRLQFKSFSRKADVNAYLDKLRRDAANEPDAAVRKRHMSYIRFVKRLGSRDAVSRRFFVIFQYEAPTNERNISYAEIVSTLETTARSFRTYLAQCGNAIVEHENEDEFLTDVFYTLLNRRTAVQVPLQERIQDVLASYLAQNDTTALDKIPPAAFMIPPSLDLKHGRYLYMDGTYHAYLMIPADGYRAQVTAGWMALLVNAGEGIDVDLFLERQPKERMMQKIGQQIRINRSKIKDTSDTNSDFDDLSNAIRSGYYLKDGLANNEDFYYAAILVTVTAASVKDLEWRIGEIRKLMVSQDMNLQLCSFRQEAAFLSSLPLCAPDAALFKKYRRNILTSTAASFYPFVSFELCDTNGVLLGVNKYNNSLVSLDNFNTHIYKNANMAILGTSGAGKTFTMQLIARRMRLAGTPVYIIAPLKGHEFYRQAKALNGTIIRIVPGSPDCINVMEIRKIDHTSSELLDGPMPEQSELAAKIQKLHIFFSLLIPDLSNEERQLLDEAIVTTYRNKGITYDNASLDDPAHPGQYREMPILGDLHTVLSAAPETRRIANILNRLVHGSASSFNRQTNVNLDNSYVVIDISELSGDLLTVGMYIGLDYMWDKAKEDLTRRKQIFIDEVWQIIGASSNALVANYVFEAVKTIRGYGGGVLVATQDLNDFFSLEDGKYGRGILNNCKIKIILNLEEEEAQRVQSVLKLTDAEIDNITRFERGSALIVTNSNNVTVDMRCSEEEKDLITTDRDELRRIVERKMQNQPETEES, via the coding sequence GTGGTCGAAATTTCACGCGAAGAGCGGGATGTTTACCTTATCCCGCAGAATTTTGTGGACACTGGTACGATTCTTGGCGGCACGGTCAAGCTGCGCAATGCGGTGGAGGCGGCTGTGCTTGCTGTGGGCAGTGCGGTGCCGCTGTTCTATCTGCCGTTGGCATTCAACATCCGCTTGATGATCGTCATTGCGGTGTCGGTGCCGCTGGCCGTGTTTGGTGTAGTCGGTTTTGGCGGTGACAGCCTGACGCAGTTTGTGGCACATTGGTTCCGCTTTATGAAGCGCCGCCGTATCGTCACACCTACACAGCAGGGCAATCTCGAAGCCAACCGACACCGACATCTACGGCTCATCAGTAAGCGATGCCGTGTTGTCTACTATGATGATTCCGATACCCTGCCCCACAACGCGCAGGTCTTGCAACGTAAGGCGGATCGCCACGGAAAGCTGGTAAAACGGCAGACGCTCTACGACTTGCTCCCCATCGAGAAAATCGAGAACGGCATCCTGCACACCACAGATGAGCGCCACATCAAGATTCTGGAGATCGAGCCCATCAACTTCCTGCTGCGCTCCCCACGGGAGCAGCGCAGCGTCATCTACTCGTTCGCCAGCCTTTTGAAAGTCAGCCCAGTGCGGCTGCAATTTAAGTCATTCTCCCGCAAGGCCGATGTCAATGCCTATCTGGACAAGCTGCGGCGGGATGCCGCCAACGAACCGGACGCAGCGGTGCGTAAGCGCCACATGAGCTATATCCGCTTTGTCAAGCGGCTCGGTTCCCGCGATGCTGTTAGCCGTCGCTTCTTCGTGATTTTCCAGTACGAAGCCCCCACGAACGAGCGGAATATCTCCTATGCCGAAATCGTCTCCACGCTCGAAACCACCGCCCGCAGCTTCCGCACCTATCTAGCGCAGTGCGGCAACGCCATCGTGGAACACGAGAACGAGGACGAGTTTCTCACGGACGTTTTCTATACCTTATTAAATAGGCGAACAGCGGTACAGGTGCCGTTGCAGGAGCGAATCCAAGATGTGCTTGCCAGCTATTTGGCCCAGAACGATACCACAGCGCTGGATAAGATACCTCCCGCCGCCTTTATGATCCCGCCCTCGCTGGATTTGAAGCATGGACGTTATCTCTACATGGACGGCACCTACCATGCCTACCTGATGATTCCCGCAGACGGCTACCGCGCACAGGTCACGGCCGGGTGGATGGCATTGCTGGTGAATGCCGGCGAAGGCATTGATGTGGATCTGTTTCTGGAACGACAGCCCAAAGAACGCATGATGCAGAAAATCGGGCAGCAGATCCGCATCAACCGCAGCAAAATCAAGGACACCAGCGACACAAACTCGGATTTCGATGACCTCTCCAACGCCATTCGTTCCGGCTACTACCTGAAAGACGGTCTTGCCAACAACGAGGATTTCTACTACGCCGCCATCCTCGTAACGGTCACAGCCGCCAGCGTCAAGGATTTGGAGTGGCGCATCGGGGAGATACGCAAGCTCATGGTCTCGCAGGATATGAATTTGCAGCTGTGCAGTTTCCGGCAGGAAGCAGCTTTTCTCTCTTCCCTGCCGCTGTGCGCCCCGGATGCGGCGCTGTTCAAAAAATACCGCCGCAATATCCTTACCTCAACCGCGGCCAGCTTTTATCCGTTCGTCAGCTTTGAACTGTGCGACACCAACGGTGTACTGCTGGGCGTGAATAAGTACAATAACTCCCTCGTCAGCCTCGACAACTTCAACACCCATATCTACAAAAACGCAAATATGGCGATTCTCGGCACCTCCGGCGCGGGCAAGACGTTCACTATGCAGCTGATCGCCCGGCGTATGCGGCTGGCGGGAACACCGGTTTACATCATCGCTCCGTTGAAGGGTCACGAGTTTTACCGGCAGGCCAAGGCGCTGAACGGCACCATCATCCGCATCGTGCCGGGCAGTCCGGATTGCATCAACGTCATGGAGATTCGCAAAATCGACCACACCAGCAGCGAACTGCTGGATGGTCCTATGCCGGAGCAGTCGGAACTGGCTGCCAAAATCCAGAAGCTGCACATTTTCTTCTCGCTGCTGATTCCCGATTTGAGCAACGAGGAACGCCAGCTATTGGATGAAGCCATCGTCACAACCTACCGCAATAAGGGCATCACTTATGATAATGCCAGTCTGGACGACCCGGCACATCCCGGTCAGTACCGTGAAATGCCGATATTAGGCGACCTGCACACTGTTTTGTCCGCTGCCCCGGAAACGCGGCGTATCGCCAATATTCTGAACCGCCTTGTACACGGTTCGGCATCCAGCTTCAACCGCCAGACAAACGTGAACCTCGACAACAGCTATGTCGTCATCGACATCAGCGAGCTGTCCGGCGACCTGCTAACCGTGGGCATGTACATCGGGCTGGATTATATGTGGGATAAGGCGAAAGAGGATTTGACCCGCCGCAAGCAGATTTTCATAGATGAGGTATGGCAAATCATCGGCGCATCGTCCAACGCTTTGGTGGCCAACTATGTATTCGAGGCTGTCAAAACCATTCGCGGCTACGGCGGCGGGGTTCTGGTTGCCACGCAGGATTTGAACGACTTCTTTTCCTTGGAAGATGGAAAATACGGTCGCGGCATCCTGAACAACTGCAAAATCAAAATCATTCTGAATTTGGAGGAAGAGGAAGCCCAGCGCGTGCAAAGTGTTTTGAAGCTGACAGATGCCGAAATCGACAACATCACCCGCTTCGAGCGCGGCAGCGCGCTAATCGTCACAAACTCCAACAATGTCACCGTTGATATGCGGTGCAGCGAGGAGGAAAAAGACCTGATCACCACAGACCGGGACGAGCTGCGCCGTATTGTAGAACGCAAAATGCAAAATCAACCCGAAACGGAGGAATCCTAA